ggcggagggggagggggaggggaggggagggcggcAGTTTTGGCCGGGGCAGGGGAGGCGTGggcggggtgggggtggggtaAAGCGGGGGCGACCTACCAGCGGAAGTTTCTATTTTGGTCTTcccgaggcgaggcgaggctcgGGCTGACCGGAGaagcggagccggagccggagccggagcgggGACGGCGACGCGCTGGCTGGCTTGGttggcgtggtggtggtggattcGGCGTCAAGCGACGGGGGAAACGAAGCGAGcgaggctggctggctggctgggtTGGCGACTTGGCGCGGGTGGAAATGGAACTCGTGGAAGGCGAGCTTGCGATGGGCGCACGCGCGATTGCAGTGGGGGACGGCGATTTTGGGTGGAAATCAGGTGCGCGCGTGGGGGTATTTGCCTACTTGGCCATTGGCCCCAGCGGGCGCTCGTGTCGGTCGGGTTCCGATGGGCGTTGCTGTCCCGGCGGATGCTGCGGGCACTCCCGGTCGCTCTCGGTCACATATACTCTGCTCCTGCCGTGGGGGGACGCTGGGAGGGCCAGAGTTTCTGGTTTCGGGTCGGCGATCGGCGTGCGTGATGGGATTGGATGCAAACCTATCGGCGGCGCGCTGGCTAGGCTACCGTCCCGCGCCGGCGCGCGTGGTTGAGAGTGGAAGGCCGGGTCGGAATAGTCGGTGGCGATCCGGGCTGGAGTGGAAAACGACCGTGCTGGAGCGGGACGTACCGGTCACGGCGTGGAGCCTGAAAATTCTGAGGCATTTATGACAGTTGAGGACGCGTAGGGGTCAACTCGTGATGAATAACTAATAACGGGATCACTGCTGCCGATTGATCTGGTTTGCACTGCACGGTACGCTGCGGCGTTTAACTGGGCGAGATTTGCGATCGTTTTTATGGGAGAAGAAGTACGGCACACGTCagtgcttcttttttttctgaagcCGTGGCTTAAAAGGCTTGCAAAGATGACCAAGAATTCGAGGGAGACTGAGGCCCTGTTCTCCCACAAGCGCTGGCCCGAAAAGCTCAGTTTTGTGCTGCGATGGAAAAGCTCGGACCGACCAGCTTCCCGAGCTCGTGCGGGCTGAGGTTATCAATCTCGCCACCAACTTCTGGGAATTTACCCGCCATTGCCACCATATAAATatggtttcttctcctttcctccCTTTCCGCCTCCCCTCTCCATCGATCCAGATGAGCCGTGACCTCCCATCTCCTCTCAGGTCCCTCCCAGATCTCACCGTCACCTACGATCCATCTTCCCCGACCGGGCCAGGATGCCGACCCTCCCTCCGCCGGACTAGCATTCCCTCCCATGCGGCCGGTGTGGCGACCCTGCGCTTCAACTCGCTTGCACGCGCTCATCCAGCGCCGTCCTTCATCCCCATCCTCCAGACCTCCATCAAATGATGTTGTTAGTGGCTTGGTGCTCGAATCTGAGGGGCACCGGCGGTCTCTCagatttgttttgtttcttctttttccaGATCCATCCGAGAAACATTGACCTCTGTTTTATTAATAAGGTGCTCGGTTATGGCTCAACTATAGCTACCGTCCATTTTTCTTTTAACGTAAATGATGCCGAAAAGGATGAGATAAATATCTTGATGAGTGCGCATGTAACTTAACATTTATGTCCGTGAACGCAAGGAAACATTCGTGATTTCCACGAAGTAAATTGCAATATTTTAGTCTTATACTTTAATATGAAATTTAAAACTATCAAACAAAAGAATACTAGTAATAACAAAGCTCTCCATATGATTTGGTATATTTTACTATCCTTATCCCAAAGGGTTCTACCCCTCCAGTCCAATTCATGCTATCATCCAACTATCCAAAAGGCCAAACAGTACGACTTCTCGGTCCAGTAGCTTCTGCAACCAGCAGCTTCTGCAACCAGCTAGTGAGCTTTTCAGACCAGCAGCCTTTGTAAAAACTGCAGCTCCCCCGAACAGCACCTCACAGagagggggcgtttggttccctttgcttatttttaagcaagtgtcacatcaatgtttagatactaattaggagtattaaacgtagactatttacaaaatccattacataagtggaggctaaacggcgagacgaacctattaaacctaattaattcatcattagcaaatgtttactgtagcaacacattgtcaaatcatggactaattaggcttaatagattcgtctcgccgtttagcctccacttatgtaatgaattttgtaaatagtctacgtttaatactcctaattagtatctaaatattgatgtgacacttgcttaaaaataagcaaatggaaccaaaccaggccagaGTCAGATCCAGCATCTACTGAACCTCGGTTAGTAACTTCATGTTCAGTTGTTATCTTAGCGTGTCCAGAAGTCTGTGTGTGCAAAAAAATCGAAGGCCATGAATCTTGGTAGGGATTAGGCCACGACATTTGGCAAGCTAGCTTGCATTTACAAATGTACATGGTCCAGAAACTTTTGAGCAGCAGAGACAAGTATTATCCACTTTATGGAGGCGGCTTTTCACCTGCAGCTAGAACACAAGATTAGGAGGACAATCCTTGCCAACCTTTTCGCAGCCTGTTTTTGTACCCACCTTGGCGATTGTATACTAGCTACTGCAGTCTGCAGAACAAACGGGTGGCCCCTACCATTGCTTTCTGACGAACTGGCAACAAACAAGGCGCAAAGGAGCAGTAAGGAAGTGGCGCGTATTGCTGCCGGATAAAGTTTGCCATTGTTAATCTCTGGCCTCATTGGACCATGACGCGCCCCCACAACGTTTGTAGGTGGAAACTAGGCTTCTTCCCAACTACTTTTCTTACTGTAGCATCGTGTGCTTCATGATCATGCGGGTGACAGCAACAAGGCCTCTCTCCAGCGTCCTCCAAATGGATACTGCCCAACTCCTGCGTATGATTTGTTCCGGCATAGCATAACTGAAGAAAGATTCACGAAAGAAGATTCAGGTACGACGGACTTGTCATATGTTACGTCGAGGTTCCTTGTGTGCTGTACCCAATCGACCATGAATGGCAAGATATGGACATGAATGCGGCAGGTCCTTTTCAGACAACGATCGCATGTAGTATAGCGACTCCAACTGTTTTAATCCTCATGAAGTTCAGTACCGTCAGAAAAGCTTTGTTTTGTATGTGCTATCTATGATGAGCAGTTAGTTGCTTTCACGAATGCTATGTATGTATAGCTGATGCGCAAATAACAGAAAATTTCCTGTGCTCCAGATTGCTCATCAGTCATTAGCTCCTAGCACTGGCATGCACGGAAGTGTCTGTACCCCAATTCAGCTAAGAATTGCAGACCGCATGCAGTTGTACGCGACGAAACGATCCGAGACATTGATGGCTTATTATCAGGCCTGCGTGTCCGTTCGTTATGTACTGGTTGGGTGAGACGCCGGCAACATTTGCGAAGGACTAAGCAAGCAAAGCAACGTGCCCGTGCGTTCGACGTGTCGTGGGTTTCGTCCCCATGTCGGTGTGGGCACGGTGGCGGCTCCACGGCGGCCAGCGAAGCTTGGGTGGAAAGAGGCATGCGTAGCGTGCGCTGTGGGTTCCTTCTCGTTACAGaaaaggcggcggcgacgcttgATCGCCTGCGGAATGCGGCTACTGCACTGTTTCTGTAATGCGTGTCGGTAAGCAGAGGTGCGTGGCTGATTAAGGAAGGTAAACCATCGAGTAACATGAGCTCAACTCCCAATTACTTCTAGTTTCTTCCGGATAATTTGATGCGTAGCATGTTTCAATTTGGGTACAGTGCTCACAGTTTTTTCGTATGCTACTTGCACGGCAGAAATCCGTGGCAACTCTGCTTCCTAGTTCATGCTGCTGCAGGGTCCAGAGTCCAGACTTCATATGCTATTTCTGCCCAGATACGATTCATTGTTGCCGACCCGCTGGCCGGACAGAAAAATTTACCACAGACCGGCCCTTGCTGGATAGCTCAAATTCCTCTGCTGACCAGATCAGCCTTCTACGGAGTACACCAAAACGTCTAATTCAGAGTAGCTCGATGCCGTTTGCCACGGGCCTCATGTTTAAGCTCGTTGAGCAGGGGAGCCCCAACAACATCAGCTGTGGTCCATGAAACTGTGAGGATGTTTATTCCTCACAATCACAAGGTTCCGGACCCATAGGCCATAGGATTCACCTAAGATTCACACCAGCTCATGGCAGAGATCCTATATGGTTTTCAAGCGAGAAAATGGCAATATGCAACTCGCATGATAGCTCCATGCTCCTAAACGAACACAGTGGATGCGTTTACTGATATGGGGCACGTACTGTATGGACGCCACATTTACTGTGTGGGGCACGTACATTCGACAAAAAGCCAAGATCAAAAGAGCCAAAGCAAAACTGTGGTAGAAACTAAGGCATGCACATTTCAGCTCCATTAACCACGACAACAAGTAAAAAGCAAGGGGCAATACAGAGCGATCAATGTCAGCAAGAAAACTCTACCTTCAGTAGAGCAAGCATGCAATTACTGAAAGGAACGCATCAAAAATCCGGTTCCCTTTTTGTTCTGTTTCTTCAGTTTCCACTCCTCTCCTTGTTCAGTCCAATATTAGATACCAACATGACTGGTTTGAGCATCCTCACCATCAATGGTATCAAATAATGAGCGCTTACAGTTTTgtggcagccagccagccaccaCAAGAATCCATCAATCAGGATAATACGATAATACAACGCATAAAATTCGACCATCTTCCCTCTGGTCAACTGGCTGTAAAGAAAATCGCCAAAAAAGCTTACCTCTGACTGGAACTATAGGTCAATGAGAATGCAAAACTTTGACCATCTGTCTCGATGGCTGCGCTGTGAAAATACCTTGTTTTTTAAACTAATACCATGCATTTTTCCTCTTGACGAACTAAATGTGTACCTGATTTAATGAAAACTTGTCTTGGTGTTGTGGAGTAGTGCCATCAATGTttgcttcagagttcagatcaGACTGCAGCTGCTCTTTCACAAGCTTTGTAGTAGAGTGTCTTCTGCACATAGAAGAGCATGTATGCCTGAGAAGTTCTGACAGTATGCTCCTCGACTCTTGTTACCCAGGCATCATCACATTTGTACCAGTGATTGTTTAACCTCAGATATGTCACATAATGGCCAGCTTCTAGTTTACCACTATGTGTGATTACTGCGAATATCTCGAATTCTGATGACAGTTCTGAAACTGCATCTGCGTCACTAGCTTCTGCTGGAAATATGCGGTTACCATATCTACTTCTGAGGATGGATGATGACAGGTAAGGTGCCATGTCAAGGGAAAAGGGGAACTGCAAACAGTGATCAACTTTCCTTGACACCTTTTTGACTGACGAATGCTCAAATCTCTTTATGTGAAAGCAGGAAACTAATGGAAGCCTGCGAATGGACATTTGCTTCAGGGACTCTTGCCTCTCATTGCAGCGTTCACAGAAGAACTTTTGCTCAGCATCAAGTCTCTCAGCCCTTGTAAACCGCTCCAAACATCTCATAAGAGTTGAGACCTTGGAATTCACACCAGCCGAACTCCGTTCCCCGTTGCGCGCATGTGGCTTTGTGTTTGCAACACCAAAAGAACTGTTATCTCCAACATCCAAGTCCAAGGAAATGTCCATACAGGGCTCAAAAGTTGTGGATGTGAACCCACAGCTTGTGCAGGTGACATCTGACCTCAGGATCCCAGAAAACACTCTGTGGGCAATGCAACAGTCCCCATGGCCTATTATGAGAACAGATTGCACTGTTAGGATGGGACATTACCTGAGATTAATTTACTCAAGACATATTATTAcagcaagtaaaaaaaaagtattcTATGCTATCCAAAACATTAGGCTGGTTTATTCACCTAATAATACGGGACACTTATCCTGTTCCTGTTTGGCCTTTTTTTGTGCAAAGCTGCTGGCAGGGCTATGCTCCAAAGAAACGTGGGACCAACAGTGAACATTGCAACTAGTACCCATAGTTTCTATAAGCTTTGCTATCCTAACACATGGATCTGGCTGCACTCTTATTATCAAAAGTAAGGTTTTACCTTGATTTAGACAAATTTTAGCTCAAACAGCAAACTAGTTCAGAACATAAAATAAAAATGTGATATTTAGAGACAATGCAGATTTCAGTTCAGCGCAGCATATGCAAAGATCTTTGATTGACAAAGTAACAAAAGAGAAGCTAACTACCTTGGGCATGTGACTTGTGCTGATCATCCTTTATATTTTCATGGATATGGTCAAGGATGGAGATAAAAAATTCATGTGCATCCTGTTGCTCGTAGCTTGCGAGGTTTGATGCATGCTGCCACCAACTAAAAAATCACAATGATACTCAATAATCAGAagaaaattaaatatttccATTCAGGAGGTACATTAAATAGATGCCACATTGTTTTCTATGCTCAGTCTCATAGAAATGTAGCAAAATTGACCTAAAGCATGCAATTCATATGATTAAAGCAAACTGGCGATAGAGCAAGTGCCACAGAATACCTTCAAAGTCACCCGGCAAACCGTTTACCTGCATTGAATTTACAGCTGTTCATGTATTTGATCACTTTAATTTTCAGAGTGTCAGTTTAATGACTGCTAAAGCATGCCAGATGACTTAAGTTAAGCCCAATATGTTAACTTGAGAGCTTAGGTTCATATACTCTATATAGGACGCTATGTCATCAAACAATCTGCATGTGTTAAGATGTGTTAACTGCTTTCCTTTTCACGCACTGCAATATCATAATGCTAGATGTCTCCCTCTTTAGTTACACGTTTTCGGCTCATTCCATTTGCAATCCAGCATGATTATGATCTAAATGCAAACAATACCAAGGCACATGATCCAAATAACACTATATCTTTGCAAGGGATAAATACAATTCAACATCTCCGGCAGGACTCCCTCTCCCACGTTACAATACACCAGGCACCCATTTTAACTAACATATATATTAACTTTGCTTTCCCAATACGCAACGGATCCAACAGAAAGAACGACAGCATGGTGCTATAAACCCAAAATGACATGAACCATTGTGATAGCGCCCGAGATCCAGAGTCCAGACCTATATAGAAACTTGGCGGGGCTGTATGGCATGCGCTCCCCGGAGAATGCCGCGgagtagatctcgtcgagatcgcAGGCGAGGCACGCGACCTTGGCGGCGTCGGCCTCCGCGGCACGGTGTCTGACGGGCGTGCGGCGCGGGCAGAGGAACCGGTTGTGCCGATCGCCGAGGAAGTAGTTCCGGAGCGGGGGCGCGTGGAGGAGCGCCTGGAGCACGGAGTTCATGAAGCAGGTGTTGCCGAGGTTGTTGAGCCCGCGCAGCcccgcgggcgccgcggcggacgcgGAGGAGGTGGGGTCCGCGGAGCTCATGAGCGCGAATTCGGCCGGATCTGGCGCCCATGCGCGGTAAtcgacgcggcggcgcttgcggggcgccggggcggcggaggtcgaggaggtggaggggaggaGCGAGGAGGATTGGGCGAGGAAGACGGCGTGGTCGAAGTCGGGATCGTAGACCTGGTCGCCGCAGGCGGCGCAGAAGAGCTCGGCGCGGTCGACGTCGACGGCGATCTGGTGGCCGGGacccgcggaggcggaggcgtgcGAGGCGGCGTGGGAGGGGCAGAAGACGGCGGCGCAGGAGAGGCAGGCGTAGAGGCGGGGGGAGGGGGACGGGgtcgcggcggcgcagggggagCAGCGCGGCAGCTCGCGCGGGTCGCGGCGGATCTCGGGGCGCCCGAGCGGGCGCAcgcggaggcagcggcggaggaagcgCAGCGGGCGCGAGGAGAGGCGGTGCGCGGCGAGGTgcgggcagggcggcggcgcggacggggTGGACatcggggaggggagggggaccGGACCGGTGCGGAGtggggacagcggcggcggtgacggggtGGGGGGTGCGGGTGCGGTTGGAGTGTGGCGGCAGGTGGTGCggggggaggtggaggtggtggtggtccgATGGCGGTGGCGGTCGCGGCGATGGTCTAACTCTAACGGGTGATGGTATATGGGTCATGACCATCATGGCCTCGTGGGACGGCAGAGGTGGTTTCCGCGCACAACACTAGCGAACAGCGATCAGGATGACAAGATCTGGGTGGACGATCACTCGATCAGGCCTCGCCAATGCATATAGCAACTGTAGCAGTACGCCAGCACCCactaaaaaaaaagagttaatGCAATGGCTTCAGAGGTTGTGCAGGACAACTGAAGGGAGACCGCGGTCACGGTCATCGTGGCACTAGTGGCGCCGAGCGTCGTGGAAGGATCAAGATGGATATAAAGAAGTTCAGAACTAGGCGTGCACGCATCAGCGTATAGGAGCCACGAACACATGAACAACAAGTGTTGCCATGTAGCCATGTAGGTGTGTGTATGTAGGATCATGCAACGCAATTTGGCACAGAAGATAACTTTCAGTGTAGATTCAATGTGAATGTTCATGCAATTCGGATGCAAATGAAACTTCCTTTCAGTAGTGCAATGTGCTCGAAAGTTTCAGAATGAACTACTTATAGTTCAATACTTGCTCTCAGGGTTCAGAATTAACCACTTA
This portion of the Setaria viridis chromosome 7, Setaria_viridis_v4.0, whole genome shotgun sequence genome encodes:
- the LOC117865240 gene encoding ubiquitin C-terminal hydrolase 22 encodes the protein MSTPSAPPPCPHLAAHRLSSRPLRFLRRCLRVRPLGRPEIRRDPRELPRCSPCAAATPSPSPRLYACLSCAAVFCPSHAASHASASAGPGHQIAVDVDRAELFCAACGDQVYDPDFDHAVFLAQSSSLLPSTSSTSAAPAPRKRRRVDYRAWAPDPAEFALMSSADPTSSASAAAPAGLRGLNNLGNTCFMNSVLQALLHAPPLRNYFLGDRHNRFLCPRRTPVRHRAAEADAAKVACLACDLDEIYSAAFSGERMPYSPAKFLYSWWQHASNLASYEQQDAHEFFISILDHIHENIKDDQHKSHAQGHGDCCIAHRVFSGILRSDVTCTSCGFTSTTFEPCMDISLDLDVGDNSSFGVANTKPHARNGERSSAGVNSKVSTLMRCLERFTRAERLDAEQKFFCERCNERQESLKQMSIRRLPLVSCFHIKRFEHSSVKKVSRKVDHCLQFPFSLDMAPYLSSSILRSRYGNRIFPAEASDADAVSELSSEFEIFAVITHSGKLEAGHYVTYLRLNNHWYKCDDAWVTRVEEHTVRTSQAYMLFYVQKTLYYKACERAAAV